The stretch of DNA GGTGCCTCGTCGCCGTAGACCAGTCGCTTATAGCTGTTGACCCACTGGTTGGTGACGGCACTGATCTCGTTGGCGTGCTGGAGGATTCCGGCGACGAACTGTTTGCCGACCGGCGAGAGCTGCAGCGGGTCGTCCGGATCGTGAAACGCGTTGCTGTCTCCCTCGAACAGACTCAGGTGCGTGTGCATCGCCGATCCGGGGTGCTCGGTGAACGGCTTCGGCATGAAGGTGGCGCGGACGCCGTCGTTGAAGGCGACCTGCTTCACCAGGTAGCGGAAGGTCATCACGTTGTCGGCCATCGACAGGGCGTCCGCGTACCGCAGGTCGATCTCCTGTTGGCCGGGCGCACCCTCGTGGTGGGAGAACTCGACGGAGATCCCCATCGACTCGAGCGCGTCGATCGCGTGCCGACGGAAGTTGGGCGCCTCGTGGTGGAACGTCTGGTCGAAGTAGCCGCCGCCGTCGGCCGGGATGGGCGGGGTGCCGTCGAACGGCGTGTCCTTGAGGAGGAAGAACTCGATCTCCGGGTGAACGTAGCAGGTGAATCCCTGATCGGCCGCCTTGTTGAGCTGACGACGCAGCACGTTGCGCGGATCGGCCCACGACGGGGTGCCGTCGGGCATCGCGATATCGCAGAAGATGCGCGCCGAGTACTGTTTGTCGTCGCTGATCCACGGCAGGATCTGGAACGTCGACGGATCGGGTTTGGCGACGGTGTCCGCCTCGGACACGCGGGAGAAGCCCTCGATCGCCGAACCGTCGAATCCGATGCCCTCGGAGAACGCGCCTTCGAGCTCGGCGGGCGCGATCGCCACCGATTTCAGATAGCCGAGGATGTCGGTGAACCACAGCCGGACGAAGCGGATGTCGCGCTCCTCGAGGGTGCGCAGCACGAATTCCTGTTGGCGATCCATACTCGAACCCTAGTGCCCTGCCGTTACGCGCGTGTTACACCGTCCCGTTCGGTGCCGGGCACTCGACTCCTCGTGTCCCACCGGCCGCTGCGGCGAGTCGGTGCGATGCAGGCACGGGGTCCGCCGCTGCTCGAACATCCTGTGACGAACCCCACCATTGCGCCCCTGCCGATCTCCGGTCCGCGGTGGAACAATCGAGGGCGTCCACACCAACCCGGGTACCCGCTCCGCGGGACTCGAGGCAGAAATGAGGCAAGTCATGTCGGAAGCAAACCCGTACGGTTCCGCCGCGCCCGTGTCGTCGCCGCGCCGCCCGACCCGCATTCAGCACATCGCGAAGTGGAAGTC from Gordonia humi encodes:
- the glnA gene encoding type I glutamate--ammonia ligase is translated as MDRQQEFVLRTLEERDIRFVRLWFTDILGYLKSVAIAPAELEGAFSEGIGFDGSAIEGFSRVSEADTVAKPDPSTFQILPWISDDKQYSARIFCDIAMPDGTPSWADPRNVLRRQLNKAADQGFTCYVHPEIEFFLLKDTPFDGTPPIPADGGGYFDQTFHHEAPNFRRHAIDALESMGISVEFSHHEGAPGQQEIDLRYADALSMADNVMTFRYLVKQVAFNDGVRATFMPKPFTEHPGSAMHTHLSLFEGDSNAFHDPDDPLQLSPVGKQFVAGILQHANEISAVTNQWVNSYKRLVYGDEAPTAATWGRANRSAMVRLPLYTPNKASSRRVEVRSPDSACNPYLAFAVMLAAGLKGIEEDYELPEEAEDNVWALTPAERRAMGYKELPGSLAEALTAMEGSELVAETLGEHVFDYFLRNKWAEWTAYRGRVTPFELESYLPL